The Gemmata palustris genome includes a region encoding these proteins:
- a CDS encoding acyl-CoA thioesterase, with translation MFAPIAQRGGSTMLTGEIQIRVRYAETDRMGLLHHANYLVYFEQARTELLRGRHASYKELEDQGYFLVVAKAEVKFKSPAHYDDVLTIRTTVTRTSAVRLEHKYEVFRDGALITEGATTLACVGRDGKLREMPQWLSETK, from the coding sequence GTGTTTGCGCCGATCGCGCAGCGCGGAGGGAGCACGATGCTAACCGGCGAGATCCAGATCCGCGTGCGGTACGCCGAGACGGACCGAATGGGCCTGCTCCACCACGCGAACTACCTGGTGTACTTCGAGCAGGCCCGAACGGAGTTGCTCCGCGGGCGGCACGCATCGTATAAGGAACTGGAGGACCAGGGGTACTTCCTGGTCGTCGCGAAGGCCGAGGTGAAGTTCAAGAGCCCTGCGCACTACGACGACGTGCTGACGATCCGCACCACCGTGACGCGCACCTCCGCCGTCCGGCTGGAGCACAAGTACGAGGTGTTCCGCGACGGCGCGCTCATTACCGAGGGCGCGACGACGCTCGCGTGCGTGGGGCGCGACGGGAAGCTCCGCGAGATGCCGCAGTGGTTGTCTGAAACGAAATAG
- a CDS encoding S26 family signal peptidase codes for MSSASAQHATDDKKKLPRDPAREVVETVVFVVVLVLLLKLFVTEAFVIPTGSMAETLYGYQKVITCPKCGHAFPINSHDEVEGVAPQNNPNGKKEIVPLTRYVCPNCRHYGLISDLNPRPDNNSGDRVLVLKPLYHIRSPRRGDVVVFKYPQAPQTQQTAQNYIKRAMGFGGETLAVHRGDLFVTSSLTYPDDDPAFARPDDPVDLWKPEYRYRNSTKATSLFAASRAAGFTGAVPGGFQIVRKGEEQMLADLRIVWDNDKQPTELGGPVKSRWQAAPEGAAQWRADDPRSPRAFGHTGDALDWIRYQHLSALWKTAPANKIDDTPATDPKVLAEQKATYVDNFLGYNIGRSSGAHEQSWVGDLSLECEVELQAGAEVALELSKGADRFRATFGGGKVVLTRSGPRAGELGSKPCKVSTGTYKVRFANVDARLWVWVDGKRIDFGPEADYEPTQLKDTEYDRDDTHKEGWVRANDIDAPANIGARGQVTAIRHIALHRDIYYTWSPPGTQSLPADFNEADIFYVQPGHYFCMGDNSAHSSDSREWGVVPDRLMLGKAVFVFYPVAFDWKLGWPPVRFKAGKNRVGFIK; via the coding sequence ATGTCCAGCGCTTCCGCCCAGCACGCGACCGACGACAAGAAGAAGTTGCCGCGCGACCCGGCCCGCGAGGTCGTGGAGACGGTCGTGTTCGTCGTGGTCCTGGTGCTCCTACTGAAGCTGTTCGTCACGGAAGCGTTCGTCATCCCCACGGGATCGATGGCGGAAACGCTCTACGGCTACCAGAAGGTCATCACCTGCCCGAAGTGCGGGCACGCATTCCCGATCAACTCGCACGACGAGGTCGAGGGGGTCGCGCCGCAGAACAACCCGAACGGGAAGAAAGAGATCGTCCCGCTCACCCGGTACGTGTGCCCGAACTGCCGGCACTACGGGCTGATTTCCGACCTCAACCCGCGCCCCGATAACAACAGCGGCGACCGCGTGCTCGTGCTCAAGCCGCTGTACCACATTCGCTCCCCGCGGCGCGGCGACGTGGTCGTGTTCAAGTACCCACAGGCTCCGCAAACGCAGCAGACGGCCCAGAACTACATCAAACGGGCAATGGGCTTCGGCGGCGAGACGCTCGCCGTTCACCGCGGCGACCTGTTCGTGACGTCCTCGCTCACGTACCCGGACGACGACCCCGCGTTCGCCCGACCGGACGACCCGGTCGATTTGTGGAAGCCCGAGTACCGCTACCGGAACAGCACGAAGGCGACATCACTGTTCGCCGCGTCCCGCGCCGCCGGGTTCACGGGCGCCGTGCCGGGCGGGTTCCAAATCGTGCGCAAGGGCGAAGAGCAGATGCTCGCCGACCTCCGCATCGTCTGGGACAACGACAAACAACCGACCGAGTTAGGCGGACCGGTGAAGTCCCGGTGGCAAGCCGCCCCCGAAGGCGCGGCCCAGTGGCGCGCGGACGACCCGCGCTCGCCCCGGGCGTTCGGCCATACCGGGGACGCGCTCGACTGGATTCGGTACCAGCACCTGTCGGCGCTGTGGAAGACGGCCCCCGCCAACAAGATCGACGACACCCCCGCGACCGACCCGAAGGTGCTGGCCGAGCAGAAAGCGACTTACGTCGACAACTTCCTCGGGTACAACATCGGGCGCTCGAGCGGCGCCCACGAGCAGTCGTGGGTCGGCGATCTGAGCCTGGAGTGCGAGGTCGAACTCCAGGCCGGGGCCGAAGTCGCCCTCGAGCTGTCGAAGGGCGCGGACCGGTTCCGGGCGACGTTCGGCGGCGGGAAGGTGGTGCTCACCCGGTCCGGGCCGAGAGCGGGCGAGTTGGGCAGCAAGCCGTGTAAGGTGAGCACGGGTACCTACAAGGTCCGGTTCGCGAACGTGGACGCCCGGTTGTGGGTGTGGGTGGACGGGAAGCGGATCGACTTCGGCCCCGAGGCCGACTACGAACCGACCCAACTGAAAGACACGGAGTACGACCGCGACGACACCCACAAAGAGGGGTGGGTCCGCGCCAACGACATCGACGCCCCGGCAAACATCGGGGCGCGGGGCCAAGTGACCGCGATCCGCCACATCGCGCTCCACCGCGACATTTACTACACGTGGTCGCCCCCCGGGACGCAGTCCCTCCCGGCCGACTTCAACGAAGCGGACATCTTCTACGTGCAGCCCGGGCACTACTTCTGCATGGGCGACAACAGCGCCCACAGCTCCGACAGCCGCGAGTGGGGCGTCGTCCCGGACCGGCTGATGCTCGGCAAGGCCGTGTTCGTGTTCTACCCCGTGGCCTTCGACTGGAAGCTCGGCTGGCCGCCCGTTCGCTTCAAGGCGGGGAAGAACCGCGTCGGGTTCATCAAATAG
- a CDS encoding S26 family signal peptidase: MDHTDTPLPVAMDLPPEEPAPVSEVTAAEVPVPAAGAPEVAPVTQPPKTAHTARNTSPFRALIVVVAGFVGLFLVLRTIAVEPFGVPTGSMAPALSGHHRDGLCPRCGYTVRVGRPGTGSATEHFRKVTCPNCDRDVSLVDARDLSGDRLLVDKNIYDLRAPRRWEMVVFRCPNPNPTEFGKPYVKRLIGLPGETILIRDGDVYLKRAGDTSAHGEIARKGLAEVRETVVPVFDMNFAPNPGGWGSRWLVSSGDPRLPMGTGPDPTTPPVIENYALVLDASDAPQSTLTAWYRHWHLDERRENPVRVWNAYDGTPRRPNDLPAAHDFYVTCEVEVTATVGSAGEASFECRLADGADGVTAEIAVGPKATGRAVLVHEYHGGLGNVSGVALEKGRKYHLEFAFVDRRATLALDGRVVVPPADLEPAPKRGDVSRPVRFGARGCRVVVRDIKLYRDIHYMSDYGEHGTRHPAVLGPHEYYVLGDNSGNSEDSRKWPTPGVPESAFIGKPFLIHQPLRLGRVSVGGRERVFQTLDWSRLRWLH, encoded by the coding sequence ATGGATCACACCGACACCCCGCTACCCGTCGCGATGGACCTTCCGCCGGAAGAACCCGCGCCGGTGAGTGAAGTCACCGCCGCAGAGGTCCCGGTCCCCGCTGCCGGCGCGCCCGAAGTCGCCCCCGTCACTCAGCCCCCAAAAACCGCTCACACCGCACGAAACACGAGCCCCTTCCGCGCGCTGATCGTCGTGGTGGCGGGGTTCGTCGGTCTGTTTCTCGTGTTGCGCACGATCGCGGTGGAACCGTTCGGCGTGCCGACCGGCAGCATGGCCCCCGCGCTCAGCGGCCACCACCGCGACGGGCTGTGCCCGCGGTGCGGGTACACGGTCCGCGTCGGGCGCCCCGGTACGGGGAGCGCCACCGAGCACTTCAGGAAAGTGACCTGCCCGAACTGCGACCGCGACGTGTCACTGGTGGACGCACGCGACCTCAGCGGCGACCGGCTCCTCGTGGACAAGAACATCTACGACCTGCGCGCGCCGCGCCGGTGGGAAATGGTCGTGTTCCGGTGCCCGAACCCGAACCCGACGGAGTTCGGGAAACCGTATGTGAAGCGCCTCATCGGGCTGCCCGGCGAAACGATCCTCATCCGGGACGGCGACGTGTACTTGAAGCGCGCGGGCGACACATCCGCTCACGGCGAAATCGCCCGAAAGGGGCTCGCCGAGGTGCGCGAAACGGTGGTGCCGGTCTTCGACATGAACTTCGCCCCGAACCCCGGCGGTTGGGGGAGCCGCTGGCTCGTCAGCTCCGGCGACCCGCGCTTGCCAATGGGCACGGGGCCGGACCCGACCACGCCCCCGGTGATCGAAAACTACGCGCTCGTGCTGGATGCGTCTGATGCGCCGCAATCGACGCTCACGGCGTGGTACCGGCACTGGCACCTCGACGAGCGCCGTGAGAACCCGGTTCGCGTGTGGAACGCCTACGACGGTACACCCCGCCGGCCCAACGATCTCCCCGCCGCACACGACTTCTACGTGACGTGCGAAGTCGAAGTAACTGCCACGGTGGGGAGCGCGGGCGAGGCCAGCTTCGAGTGCCGGCTCGCCGACGGCGCCGATGGAGTTACGGCCGAAATCGCCGTGGGGCCGAAAGCGACGGGGCGCGCGGTGCTCGTTCACGAGTACCACGGCGGGTTGGGGAACGTGAGCGGGGTTGCGCTCGAAAAAGGGCGGAAGTACCACCTCGAGTTCGCCTTCGTGGACCGCCGGGCGACCCTCGCACTGGACGGCCGCGTGGTCGTGCCGCCCGCGGACCTGGAACCGGCGCCCAAGCGCGGGGACGTGTCCCGCCCGGTGCGCTTCGGCGCCCGCGGGTGCCGCGTCGTGGTCCGCGACATCAAACTGTACCGCGACATCCACTACATGTCGGACTACGGCGAGCACGGCACCCGGCACCCGGCGGTGCTCGGCCCGCACGAATACTACGTCCTCGGGGACAACAGCGGGAACTCCGAGGACAGCCGGAAATGGCCGACCCCGGGCGTGCCGGAAAGCGCCTTCATCGGTAAACCATTCCTCATTCACCAACCGCTCCGGCTCGGCCGGGTGTCGGTCGGCGGGCGCGAGCGCGTCTTCCAAACGCTCGACTGGTCCCGCCTGCGGTGGCTGCACTGA
- the lepA gene encoding translation elongation factor 4 — MPTPTAIIRNFCIIAHIDHGKSTLADQFLLKTGTISERDIKAQTLDSMDLERSRGITIRMHPVTVYYTLNGTRYELNLIDTPGHVDFNYEVSRSLAACEGAILLVDAFQGVQAQTVANAFLAMDGGLKILPTLNKIDLPHARPDFVIGEMEQALMVDPEDVLRVSGKAGIGIEDMLAAIVERVPPPPGDPTAPVKALIYNSHFDTYKGVVVYIRMMDGLLKPGQRVKLMRTGREYVITEMGQFRPEMQKCDELSAGQVGFFTANIKNIENVNIGDTVTDAANPTAEPLAGYKEPKPMVYSGLFPVNNNEFEDLREALGKLKLNDSSFTFQPEVSDGLGFGFRCGFLGMLHREIIQQRLEQDSNLNLVQTAPNVSFEIKKRDGEIVTVHGPQEVPDAGLIDEFREPIVRISFLIPAGNIGTLMGMCTERRGTFVRTEYLSQQRVILVYEMPLAEVIYDLYDKLKSVTHGYGTMDYEILGFKSADLVKMDILVHGQKVDALSVIVHRTSAERRGRLILKKLREEIDRHLFEVSLQAAIGARVVARENIAAMRKNVTAKCYGGDITRKRKLWAKQAEGKKRMKQIGQVEVPQEAFLAVLESEE, encoded by the coding sequence ATGCCGACGCCGACCGCGATCATCCGCAATTTCTGCATCATCGCACACATCGACCACGGCAAGAGCACGCTGGCCGACCAGTTCCTACTGAAAACCGGCACCATCTCCGAGCGCGACATCAAGGCGCAGACCCTCGACAGCATGGACCTGGAGCGCTCGCGCGGCATCACCATCCGCATGCACCCGGTCACGGTTTACTACACGCTGAACGGCACGCGCTACGAGCTGAACCTGATCGACACGCCCGGCCACGTCGACTTCAACTACGAAGTGAGCCGCAGCCTCGCCGCGTGCGAGGGCGCGATCCTCCTCGTCGATGCGTTCCAGGGGGTGCAGGCCCAAACGGTGGCGAACGCCTTCCTCGCGATGGACGGCGGGCTCAAAATTCTCCCCACGCTGAACAAGATCGACCTGCCGCACGCGCGCCCGGACTTCGTCATCGGCGAGATGGAACAGGCGCTGATGGTCGACCCGGAGGACGTGCTCCGCGTCAGCGGGAAGGCCGGGATCGGAATCGAGGACATGCTCGCGGCGATCGTGGAGCGCGTCCCCCCGCCACCCGGCGACCCGACCGCGCCCGTGAAGGCGCTCATTTACAACAGCCACTTCGACACCTACAAGGGCGTCGTCGTCTACATCCGCATGATGGACGGGCTGCTCAAGCCGGGCCAGCGCGTCAAGCTGATGCGCACGGGGCGCGAGTACGTCATTACCGAGATGGGCCAGTTCCGGCCCGAAATGCAGAAGTGCGACGAGCTCTCCGCGGGGCAGGTCGGGTTCTTCACGGCCAACATTAAGAACATCGAGAACGTGAACATCGGCGACACGGTGACCGACGCCGCGAACCCGACGGCCGAACCGCTCGCGGGGTACAAAGAGCCGAAGCCGATGGTGTACTCCGGGCTGTTCCCGGTCAACAACAACGAGTTTGAAGACCTGCGAGAAGCGCTCGGCAAGCTGAAGTTGAATGACAGCTCGTTCACGTTCCAGCCGGAAGTGTCCGACGGGCTGGGGTTCGGGTTCCGCTGCGGGTTCCTCGGGATGCTCCACCGCGAGATCATCCAGCAGCGTCTGGAGCAGGACAGCAACTTGAACCTCGTCCAGACCGCGCCGAACGTATCGTTCGAGATCAAGAAGCGCGACGGCGAGATCGTCACGGTCCACGGGCCGCAGGAGGTCCCCGACGCGGGTCTGATCGACGAGTTCCGCGAGCCCATCGTCCGCATCAGCTTCCTGATCCCGGCGGGGAACATCGGCACCCTGATGGGCATGTGTACGGAGCGCCGCGGAACGTTCGTCCGCACCGAATACCTGAGCCAGCAGCGCGTCATCCTCGTGTACGAAATGCCGCTCGCGGAAGTCATTTACGACCTGTACGACAAGTTGAAGTCCGTCACCCACGGGTACGGCACGATGGACTACGAGATCCTGGGCTTCAAGTCCGCGGACCTCGTGAAGATGGACATCCTCGTTCACGGGCAGAAGGTGGACGCGCTCTCGGTCATCGTCCACCGGACGAGCGCCGAGCGCCGCGGGCGGCTCATTCTCAAGAAGCTGCGCGAGGAGATCGACCGGCACCTCTTTGAAGTCTCGCTCCAGGCCGCGATCGGCGCGCGGGTGGTCGCACGCGAGAATATTGCCGCGATGCGCAAGAACGTGACCGCGAAGTGCTACGGCGGCGACATCACGCGGAAGCGCAAGCTCTGGGCGAAGCAGGCCGAGGGCAAGAAGCGCATGAAGCAGATCGGGCAAGTGGAAGTACCGCAGGAAGCGTTCCTGGCGGTGCTCGAATCGGAAGAGTGA
- a CDS encoding TlpA family protein disulfide reductase has protein sequence MRTLGTAVLLALAVGAGCKPRPNLPQPAAAIPVSVTDADHNALAAALKERKGKVVLMDFWATWCPPCVKTFPEFVDLHKKYADRGLVCLSVSMDKTWERKKGSYDKDRVLKFLEEKSATFPNFIATERDDELYGRLFGLEHSIPFQVLFGKDGTRVWTREEKELTEAELNKLIESELAK, from the coding sequence ATGCGAACGCTCGGTACCGCGGTTCTGCTGGCACTTGCGGTTGGGGCGGGGTGCAAGCCCCGCCCCAACCTGCCCCAACCGGCCGCCGCGATCCCGGTCTCGGTGACCGATGCGGACCACAACGCGCTCGCCGCTGCCCTCAAGGAGCGCAAGGGAAAGGTGGTCCTGATGGACTTCTGGGCGACGTGGTGCCCGCCGTGTGTGAAGACGTTCCCGGAGTTCGTGGACCTTCACAAGAAGTACGCGGACCGCGGCCTGGTTTGTCTGAGCGTCAGTATGGACAAAACGTGGGAGCGGAAAAAAGGGAGCTACGACAAGGACCGAGTGCTGAAGTTCCTCGAAGAGAAGAGTGCGACGTTCCCGAATTTCATCGCCACCGAACGCGACGACGAACTGTACGGCCGGCTCTTCGGGCTCGAACACTCGATCCCGTTCCAGGTGCTCTTCGGGAAGGACGGGACGCGGGTATGGACCAGGGAAGAGAAGGAGCTGACCGAAGCGGAACTGAACAAACTCATTGAATCCGAACTGGCGAAGTGA
- a CDS encoding TlpA family protein disulfide reductase: MRRIMILAGVVAAGGLGAALGRAADEPGKAVTVAEVKFDALDKAVADQKKKVVLVDFWATWCGPCVKSFPHFVATQKKYADKGLVCVSVSLDPKGKEDKYDKDSVLKFLKDKGAAFPNFVLLGFRDDEDKVTKRFGLDGGIPFKALFGKDGKRVWTSEEKELTDEELDKLIETELAK, translated from the coding sequence GTGCGCCGAATCATGATTCTCGCGGGTGTGGTGGCGGCCGGCGGGCTCGGTGCGGCCCTGGGTCGCGCGGCCGACGAGCCGGGAAAGGCCGTTACGGTGGCCGAGGTGAAATTCGACGCGCTCGATAAGGCCGTCGCCGACCAGAAAAAGAAGGTCGTTCTGGTGGATTTTTGGGCGACGTGGTGCGGGCCGTGCGTGAAGAGCTTCCCGCACTTCGTGGCCACGCAGAAGAAGTACGCGGACAAGGGGCTCGTCTGCGTGAGCGTGAGCCTGGACCCGAAGGGGAAGGAAGACAAGTACGACAAGGACTCGGTCCTCAAGTTCCTGAAGGACAAGGGCGCGGCGTTCCCGAACTTCGTCCTGCTCGGGTTCCGGGACGACGAGGACAAGGTCACGAAGCGGTTCGGGCTCGACGGGGGCATCCCGTTCAAGGCGCTCTTCGGTAAGGACGGGAAGCGGGTGTGGACCAGCGAAGAGAAAGAACTGACGGACGAGGAACTCGACAAGCTCATCGAGACCGAACTGGCGAAGTGA
- a CDS encoding Flp family type IVb pilin, translating to MRSLTKNVVSFLKAEDGPTAVEYAVMLALIVVVCIAAITTLGSNANSTFSFVGSSIAPPAGS from the coding sequence ATGCGCAGCTTGACCAAGAACGTGGTGTCGTTCCTGAAGGCCGAAGACGGCCCGACGGCCGTTGAGTACGCGGTGATGTTGGCCCTCATCGTCGTGGTGTGCATCGCCGCCATCACCACCCTCGGCTCCAACGCTAACAGCACCTTCTCCTTCGTCGGCTCCTCGATCGCACCGCCGGCCGGTAGCTGA
- the ilvD gene encoding dihydroxy-acid dehydratase — MSDGSTRTSLTTTGGSGRAPNRAMLRAVGFTDEDFDKPVVGIASLFSDITPCNAHLDRLAAKGREGVRAGGGVPQTFGAPTVSDGISMGHKGMRYSLVSREVIADALETVAGAMNHDGLVAFGGCDKNMPGCVMAMARLNIPSVFVYGGSIMPGVGPTGEDVDIVSIFEAVGKFQAGTIDEKTLHKVECASCPGHGSCGGMYTANTMSSAIEAMGLALPYGASNPAVGAAKEREAFLAGKAVMRCIEKNIRPRDVITRKSLENAYTFVLALGGSTNAVLHLMAIAREAGVPWTLDDFDRLGAKVPHLADLKPGGKYVMFDLYRVGGTPAVLKALLDKGYLHGDCITVTGNTLAENLADVPSVFAKPQKVVRPFEEPLFSHGIHVILKGNLAPEGAVAKVAGLKQRSITGPAKVFDGEEACFEAIKARKIVAGDVVVIRGEGPVGGPGMREMLSITGALMGQGLGESVGLITDGRFSGGTHGLVVGHVAPEAWTGGPIALVQPGDSITIDGDAKLLTLNVPDAELQARKGKWTAPALRVERGVLAKYARLVKSASEGAVTS, encoded by the coding sequence ATGTCCGACGGATCGACACGCACCAGTCTCACCACCACGGGCGGCTCCGGCCGCGCGCCGAACCGGGCCATGCTCCGGGCGGTCGGGTTCACCGACGAGGACTTCGACAAGCCGGTCGTGGGCATCGCGTCCCTGTTCAGTGACATCACGCCCTGTAACGCGCACCTGGACCGGCTCGCGGCGAAGGGGCGCGAGGGCGTGCGCGCGGGCGGCGGCGTCCCGCAGACGTTCGGCGCCCCCACCGTCTCCGACGGCATCAGTATGGGCCACAAAGGGATGCGGTACTCGCTCGTGTCGCGCGAGGTGATCGCCGACGCGCTCGAGACGGTCGCGGGCGCGATGAACCACGACGGGCTGGTCGCGTTCGGCGGGTGCGACAAGAACATGCCCGGGTGCGTGATGGCGATGGCCCGGCTCAACATCCCGAGCGTGTTCGTCTACGGCGGGAGCATCATGCCCGGCGTCGGGCCGACCGGCGAGGACGTGGACATCGTGTCCATCTTCGAGGCCGTCGGGAAGTTCCAGGCCGGCACGATCGACGAGAAGACGCTCCACAAGGTGGAGTGCGCGAGCTGCCCCGGGCACGGCTCCTGCGGCGGCATGTACACCGCCAACACGATGTCCAGCGCGATCGAGGCGATGGGGCTCGCGCTGCCTTACGGTGCGAGTAACCCGGCCGTGGGCGCCGCGAAAGAGCGCGAAGCGTTCCTCGCGGGCAAGGCGGTGATGCGCTGCATCGAGAAGAACATCCGGCCCCGGGACGTCATCACGCGCAAGAGCCTGGAGAACGCCTACACCTTCGTTCTCGCGCTCGGCGGCAGCACGAACGCGGTGCTGCACCTGATGGCGATCGCGCGCGAGGCCGGGGTGCCCTGGACCCTCGACGACTTCGACCGGCTCGGCGCGAAAGTTCCGCACCTCGCGGACCTGAAGCCGGGCGGCAAGTACGTGATGTTCGACCTCTACCGCGTCGGCGGCACCCCGGCCGTTTTGAAGGCGCTGCTCGACAAGGGGTACTTGCACGGCGACTGCATCACGGTGACGGGGAACACGCTCGCGGAGAACCTCGCGGACGTGCCGAGCGTGTTCGCGAAGCCGCAAAAGGTGGTGCGCCCGTTCGAGGAGCCGCTCTTCAGCCACGGCATTCACGTGATCCTGAAGGGCAACCTCGCCCCGGAAGGCGCCGTGGCGAAGGTCGCGGGGCTGAAGCAGCGCTCGATCACCGGCCCCGCCAAAGTCTTCGACGGCGAGGAGGCGTGCTTCGAGGCGATCAAGGCACGGAAGATCGTGGCCGGCGACGTTGTCGTCATTCGGGGCGAGGGGCCGGTGGGCGGACCCGGGATGCGCGAGATGCTGAGCATCACCGGCGCGCTGATGGGTCAGGGCCTGGGCGAAAGCGTGGGCCTCATCACCGACGGCCGGTTCAGCGGCGGTACGCACGGGCTCGTTGTGGGCCACGTCGCCCCGGAAGCGTGGACCGGCGGTCCGATCGCGCTCGTGCAGCCCGGCGACTCGATCACCATCGACGGCGACGCGAAACTCCTCACGCTGAACGTCCCGGACGCGGAACTTCAGGCGCGTAAGGGCAAGTGGACGGCGCCGGCCCTCCGCGTCGAGCGCGGCGTGCTCGCGAAGTACGCCCGGCTCGTGAAGTCCGCGAGCGAAGGCGCTGTGACGAGCTGA